From Tautonia marina, one genomic window encodes:
- a CDS encoding PQQ-dependent sugar dehydrogenase, translating to MPLPTTPLPRLSLVFGLAMTLAVAVRPASAATPADETLPELYTEVAFPNLKFDRPVTLAYPNDEHKLLFVVEQHTAKIYSFPNDLQTDDKQLFLDLPQTIGKDNEEGLLGLAFHPNYAENGQFYVYYSATNPRRSVVSRFNVSKDDPRKADPNSEQVIWVSADQPYGNHNGGCIEFGPDGYLYISLGDGGAADDPLSTGQNPTDWFGSILRIDVDNPEGDMAYGIPADNPAKRDPKFSHWAPEVYAIGIRNIWKFTFDRETGDLWAGDVGQNKWEEVIKVVNAGNYGWNVYEGFHPFKVRGNRVERSSPILPPIVEYPHPDVPAAQRRGRNDTGKSITGGYVYRGDRIPELQGVYVYGDFETFRIWGVKVDEQDEVIVTGELIDLDSPRQAKINIAGFGEDQEGELYILGFDGRIHHLVPRR from the coding sequence ATGCCCCTTCCGACGACTCCCCTGCCCCGCCTGAGCCTGGTCTTTGGGCTGGCGATGACCCTTGCGGTTGCCGTCCGGCCCGCCTCGGCCGCCACGCCCGCCGATGAGACACTGCCGGAACTGTACACCGAGGTCGCCTTCCCGAACCTGAAGTTCGACCGGCCGGTCACCCTGGCGTATCCGAACGATGAACACAAGCTGCTGTTTGTTGTCGAGCAGCACACCGCGAAGATTTATTCGTTTCCGAACGACTTGCAGACGGATGACAAACAGCTCTTTCTCGACCTTCCGCAGACGATCGGCAAGGACAACGAGGAAGGGTTGCTCGGGCTGGCCTTTCACCCGAACTATGCCGAGAACGGACAGTTTTATGTCTACTACTCGGCGACGAACCCGAGGCGGTCGGTTGTCTCGCGGTTCAACGTGTCGAAGGACGACCCGCGCAAGGCCGACCCGAACAGTGAGCAGGTGATCTGGGTCTCGGCCGATCAGCCGTACGGCAACCACAACGGCGGCTGCATCGAGTTCGGCCCGGATGGTTATCTGTACATTTCACTCGGCGACGGCGGCGCGGCCGACGACCCGCTGAGCACCGGTCAGAACCCGACCGACTGGTTCGGCTCGATCTTGCGGATCGACGTGGACAATCCCGAAGGGGACATGGCCTACGGCATTCCGGCCGATAACCCGGCAAAGCGCGACCCGAAGTTCTCCCACTGGGCGCCGGAGGTCTACGCGATCGGGATTCGAAATATCTGGAAGTTCACGTTCGATCGGGAAACCGGCGATCTGTGGGCCGGAGACGTCGGTCAGAACAAGTGGGAAGAAGTGATCAAGGTGGTCAACGCCGGCAACTACGGCTGGAACGTGTACGAAGGGTTCCACCCGTTCAAGGTCCGGGGGAACCGGGTCGAGCGGTCGTCGCCGATCTTGCCGCCGATCGTCGAGTATCCTCACCCGGACGTGCCGGCCGCGCAACGCCGAGGGCGCAACGACACGGGCAAGAGCATTACCGGCGGCTACGTGTACCGAGGCGATCGGATTCCGGAGTTGCAAGGCGTTTATGTGTACGGCGACTTCGAGACGTTCCGCATCTGGGGGGTGAAGGTCGATGAGCAGGACGAGGTGATCGTCACCGGCGAGCTGATCGACCTTGACTCGCCTCGCCAGGCAAAGATCAACATTGCCGGGTTTGGCGAGGACCAGGAGGGGGAACTTTACATCCTCGGGTTCGACGGGCGAATCCACCACCTCGTCCCGCGCCGCTGA
- a CDS encoding TIGR00341 family protein has translation MAILLLFDPAEEAKVRETIVPLFGEEVVEAIPYPSAELPEKEAGTRVVTFLGDEALAPVVQEAAKRGWRLGILPHPGLDRARSSLGIAPKLEEAVADLLDGQADEEKDLELDLLLCNGRVVFQDVVIGHALTLAPGSTPINGIWGRLKHFAGLVRDLTSLRLQPVQLVTQNENEIDTAALGIVAVEQGRSSLLARRIVDASSDNDGMLYAMVLAPRSLLQLLGYLVTSVVMGRWGGTRIPSFVGLVRASSLTIRSPKPLELAHDGVLLNAKQVELIVEPKALRLIAGHRLTLEPGSPESKERFQVQALPVGEAKGALMSKPLPWLSHASTEEFKELYSLLRDNARCSSSYLTLMVLSTLLATLGLYGDSAPVIIGAMILAPLMAPIIALAMGLVRQDFRLLGKSSGTLAAGLVLALGFAMVTTWFTPLRVVTDEISARMRPTLLDLGVAVISGIAGAYAHARAEVARSLAGVAIAVALVPPVAVAGIGIGWADWSVFGGASLLFLTNLTGIILASGATFLWLGFAPFRRARSGLLLELVLVAAVSVPLAFSFGRMVEEHRIIRELDGWEVGSIAVRSVDVRPGDPLQIGVTLVSRSALNDADLDRVKRAIEERIGQEVELVMSVAIMR, from the coding sequence ATGGCGATTCTCTTGTTGTTTGATCCCGCCGAGGAAGCGAAGGTGCGCGAGACGATCGTGCCGCTGTTCGGGGAGGAGGTGGTGGAGGCGATCCCGTATCCGTCGGCCGAACTGCCGGAGAAGGAGGCCGGGACTCGGGTGGTGACGTTTCTGGGGGACGAGGCGTTGGCGCCGGTGGTCCAGGAGGCGGCGAAGCGAGGGTGGCGGCTGGGGATCTTGCCGCATCCGGGGCTGGATCGGGCGCGGTCGAGTCTCGGGATTGCGCCAAAGCTGGAGGAGGCGGTGGCCGACCTGCTGGACGGTCAGGCCGACGAGGAGAAGGACCTGGAGCTTGACCTGTTGCTCTGCAATGGTCGGGTGGTGTTTCAGGATGTGGTGATCGGTCATGCGTTGACCCTGGCGCCGGGAAGCACGCCGATCAACGGGATCTGGGGACGCCTGAAGCACTTTGCGGGGCTGGTGCGGGATCTGACCTCGCTACGGCTTCAGCCGGTGCAACTGGTGACTCAGAACGAGAACGAGATCGACACAGCGGCGTTAGGAATTGTGGCGGTTGAGCAAGGGCGAAGCTCGCTGCTGGCCAGGCGGATCGTGGATGCGTCGAGCGATAACGACGGCATGTTGTACGCGATGGTGCTGGCCCCTCGAAGCCTGCTGCAATTGCTCGGGTATCTGGTGACCTCGGTGGTGATGGGGCGGTGGGGAGGGACGAGGATTCCGTCGTTTGTGGGGCTGGTTCGGGCGTCGAGCTTGACGATCCGGAGCCCGAAGCCCCTGGAGCTGGCGCACGACGGCGTGCTGCTGAACGCCAAGCAGGTGGAGCTGATCGTCGAGCCGAAGGCGCTTCGGCTGATCGCCGGACATCGGCTGACGCTGGAGCCGGGGAGCCCGGAGTCGAAGGAACGGTTTCAGGTGCAGGCGCTGCCGGTGGGAGAGGCGAAAGGGGCGCTGATGTCGAAGCCGCTGCCGTGGCTCTCGCACGCCAGCACGGAAGAATTCAAGGAACTGTATTCGCTGTTGCGAGACAATGCGCGCTGCTCGTCGTCGTACCTGACCTTGATGGTCCTCTCGACCTTACTGGCGACGCTGGGGCTGTATGGCGACTCGGCGCCGGTGATCATCGGGGCGATGATTCTGGCCCCGCTGATGGCGCCGATCATCGCGCTGGCGATGGGTCTGGTGCGGCAGGATTTTCGCCTGCTCGGAAAGAGTAGCGGGACCCTGGCGGCGGGCCTGGTGCTGGCGCTCGGCTTTGCGATGGTGACGACCTGGTTCACGCCGCTTCGGGTGGTGACCGACGAAATCAGCGCCCGGATGCGGCCGACCTTGCTGGATCTGGGAGTGGCGGTGATTTCGGGAATCGCCGGGGCATATGCTCATGCTCGGGCCGAAGTGGCTCGAAGCCTGGCAGGCGTGGCGATTGCCGTGGCCCTGGTGCCGCCGGTGGCGGTGGCAGGGATCGGGATCGGCTGGGCGGACTGGTCGGTGTTTGGCGGGGCGAGCCTGCTGTTCTTGACGAACCTGACGGGGATCATCCTGGCCAGCGGTGCGACGTTCCTGTGGCTCGGGTTCGCGCCGTTCCGGAGGGCTCGGAGCGGGCTCTTACTGGAGCTGGTGCTGGTGGCAGCGGTGAGCGTGCCCCTGGCGTTCAGCTTCGGCCGGATGGTGGAGGAGCATCGGATCATCCGGGAGCTGGACGGCTGGGAGGTCGGTTCGATCGCCGTGCGGAGCGTGGACGTGCGGCCCGGCGACCCACTGCAGATCGGGGTGACGCTGGTGAGCCGATCGGCCCTGAATGACGCGGACCTGGACCGAGTGAAGCGGGCGATCGAGGAGCGGATCGGCCAGGAGGTCGAGCTGGTGATGAGCGTGGCTATCATGCGATGA
- a CDS encoding Gfo/Idh/MocA family protein, whose protein sequence is MAHRFDRRQFLRSTSAAAAGFLILSKDERVALGRSPNERVAIACIGVGGKGRSDTDHAASCGQVVALCDIDDQRLMQKAEQYPDAKRFHDFRELLETLDDRVDAVVVSTADHTHAVIAIAAMKRGKHVYCQKPLAHSPFEARMMMEAARRYGVATQMGNQGTASNGFRTGVELIRSGVIGPVKEVHVWTNRPFKYWKQAPDIVARPTETPPIPEHVKWDLFLGPAPERPYHPVYHPHDWRGWWDFGTGSLGDMACHTANLPFMGLELGYPTRVSAESGEINPETYPAWATITYEFPARGDLPPVKLTWYEGAKDGERNLPDPALFQGREAVDSGSLLIGERGSMYSPSDYGMEQVLLPADRFSGFSAPEQTLERLGGEDERDLNAKREWVRAIEGGPAPLGNFDYAAVLTESMLLGNVAVRLGQAIDYDAKTMTVAGVPDAAALIKPPYRQGWSL, encoded by the coding sequence ATGGCGCACCGTTTTGACCGTCGGCAGTTTTTGCGATCGACGTCGGCCGCGGCGGCCGGGTTTTTGATTTTGAGCAAGGATGAACGGGTGGCGTTGGGACGGTCGCCGAACGAACGAGTGGCGATTGCGTGTATCGGGGTTGGGGGGAAGGGACGGAGCGACACGGATCACGCGGCAAGCTGCGGGCAGGTGGTGGCGCTGTGTGATATTGATGATCAGCGGTTGATGCAGAAGGCAGAGCAGTACCCGGACGCGAAGAGGTTTCACGACTTCCGGGAATTGCTGGAGACGCTCGACGATCGGGTGGACGCGGTGGTCGTGAGCACGGCGGATCATACGCACGCGGTCATCGCGATAGCGGCGATGAAGCGAGGCAAGCATGTCTATTGCCAGAAGCCGCTTGCGCATTCACCGTTTGAAGCGAGAATGATGATGGAGGCGGCGCGGCGCTATGGCGTGGCAACGCAGATGGGGAATCAAGGAACGGCGTCGAACGGGTTCCGGACGGGAGTGGAGTTGATCCGGTCGGGGGTGATCGGGCCGGTGAAAGAGGTTCATGTCTGGACGAATCGGCCGTTCAAGTACTGGAAGCAGGCGCCCGACATTGTGGCACGGCCGACCGAGACGCCGCCGATTCCGGAGCATGTGAAGTGGGATTTGTTCCTTGGCCCCGCGCCGGAACGGCCGTATCACCCGGTCTATCACCCGCACGACTGGCGAGGCTGGTGGGACTTCGGCACGGGATCGCTGGGTGACATGGCCTGCCATACGGCGAACCTGCCGTTCATGGGGCTCGAGCTGGGGTATCCGACGCGGGTTTCGGCCGAGAGTGGCGAAATCAACCCGGAGACGTACCCGGCGTGGGCGACGATTACCTATGAGTTCCCGGCGCGGGGGGATCTGCCGCCGGTGAAGCTGACCTGGTACGAGGGGGCGAAGGACGGCGAGCGGAACCTGCCCGATCCGGCGTTGTTCCAGGGGCGAGAGGCGGTCGATAGCGGCTCGCTGTTGATTGGCGAGCGGGGGTCGATGTACTCGCCGAGCGATTACGGCATGGAACAGGTTTTGTTGCCGGCCGATCGCTTCTCGGGATTCTCGGCGCCGGAGCAGACCTTGGAACGGCTCGGCGGCGAGGACGAGCGGGACCTGAACGCGAAGCGGGAGTGGGTCCGCGCGATCGAAGGTGGCCCGGCACCGCTGGGGAATTTCGACTACGCGGCGGTCCTGACCGAGTCGATGCTGCTGGGCAATGTTGCCGTCCGGCTGGGCCAGGCGATCGATTACGACGCGAAGACGATGACCGTGGCCGGCGTGCCCGACGCAGCGGCGCTCATCAAACCACCGTACCGGCAAGGGTGGTCGCTTTGA
- a CDS encoding metallophosphoesterase family protein, with protein MPFHAGMTRRGILRATAGAAGGALVLGSGAEAVAATPKGRRVLRLAHLTDIHITPERNAEAGFAACLEHVQGLDDAPELILFGGDCIMDAFAQDRETAARQWALWHRSLEQDCSLPVEACIGNHDVWGWRGGGFEASTDGSCAGKRSAVEELGLPGRYRAFEKAGWKFVVLDSTHPGAEPGSYTAKIDEEQMDWLVRELEATPASTPILILSHIPIFAACPFLDGENEQSGNWQVPGAWMHIDARTLTALFHERGNVRACLSGHIHLADRVDYLGTTYYCNGAVCGGWWRGPYQQFAPAYAVVDLYDDGSTACQMIPYGWDATG; from the coding sequence TTGCCTTTTCATGCCGGGATGACCCGGCGAGGAATCTTGCGGGCGACCGCCGGCGCGGCCGGTGGAGCGCTGGTGCTGGGATCGGGGGCAGAGGCGGTTGCGGCCACGCCGAAGGGTCGGCGGGTGCTGAGGCTGGCGCATTTGACCGACATCCACATCACGCCCGAGCGGAACGCCGAGGCGGGGTTTGCAGCCTGTTTGGAGCATGTGCAAGGGCTGGACGATGCGCCGGAGCTGATCCTGTTCGGCGGCGACTGCATCATGGACGCCTTCGCGCAGGATCGGGAGACGGCGGCGAGGCAGTGGGCGCTCTGGCATCGGAGCCTGGAGCAGGATTGCTCGCTGCCGGTCGAGGCGTGCATCGGCAATCACGACGTCTGGGGATGGCGAGGGGGCGGATTCGAAGCGTCGACCGACGGCAGTTGCGCGGGGAAGCGCTCGGCGGTGGAGGAGCTGGGGCTGCCGGGTCGCTACCGAGCGTTTGAGAAGGCCGGTTGGAAGTTTGTGGTGCTCGACAGCACCCACCCCGGGGCCGAGCCGGGCAGCTACACGGCGAAGATCGACGAGGAGCAAATGGACTGGCTCGTGAGGGAACTGGAAGCGACCCCGGCCTCGACGCCGATTCTGATCCTTTCGCATATTCCCATTTTCGCGGCATGCCCATTCCTGGATGGAGAGAACGAACAAAGCGGCAACTGGCAGGTGCCGGGGGCCTGGATGCACATTGACGCCCGCACGCTGACGGCCTTGTTCCACGAGCGGGGGAACGTGCGCGCCTGCCTGAGCGGACACATTCACCTGGCCGATCGGGTTGATTATCTGGGCACCACGTATTACTGCAACGGAGCGGTTTGCGGGGGTTGGTGGCGGGGACCGTATCAGCAATTCGCCCCGGCGTATGCGGTGGTGGACCTGTACGATGATGGATCGACCGCGTGCCAGATGATTCCCTATGGATGGGATGCCACGGGCTGA
- a CDS encoding Gfo/Idh/MocA family oxidoreductase, with amino-acid sequence MTSKQGLSRRGFVGSVGVAAGAATFGIRASGASPAQDRVRLGLIGAGSRGNQLLSEFLKREQVQFVAVADVDDRHANDTADRIHREKGGERPESMRDYRAMLDRNDLDAVVIATPDHWHAHPTIHACQAGKDVYVEKPLAHNVVEGQAMVKAARKYGRVVGVGTQQRSSENFRKAVEAIRAGKIGRVHWIQTWNFENISPFGMGVSPDSEPPSGVDYDAWLGPAPSRPFNINRFHLLFRWFFDYAGGMMSDWGVHLNDIALWALDQKGPTTVNTTGGIWTVKDDRDTPDTMQVVYEFPGDCVLTYSMRKGNGYPMNGHGYGILFCGTDGTLFIDRSGHEIFPDRMAEPYGIKLIKGEVPTRSIPTQAEDFKAQDDGLPDHVTDWLECLKTRGRPICDVEVTHWSTNTTHLGNISYLLGRKLTWDAETETFPGDDEANRLLSRPYRTGYELPEV; translated from the coding sequence ATGACCTCCAAGCAAGGGCTTTCGCGTCGGGGATTTGTGGGTTCAGTGGGTGTTGCGGCAGGCGCGGCGACGTTCGGGATCAGGGCGTCGGGGGCGAGCCCTGCGCAGGATCGGGTGCGGCTGGGCCTGATCGGCGCGGGGAGCCGGGGGAATCAACTGCTCAGCGAGTTTTTGAAGCGCGAGCAGGTGCAGTTCGTCGCGGTGGCCGACGTGGACGATCGGCACGCCAACGACACGGCCGATCGCATCCACCGCGAAAAAGGGGGTGAGCGTCCGGAGTCGATGCGAGACTACCGGGCGATGCTCGACCGGAACGACCTGGACGCGGTGGTGATTGCCACGCCGGACCACTGGCACGCACACCCGACGATCCACGCCTGCCAGGCGGGCAAGGATGTTTATGTCGAGAAGCCATTGGCCCATAACGTGGTCGAAGGGCAGGCGATGGTCAAGGCGGCGCGGAAGTATGGGCGGGTCGTGGGCGTGGGCACGCAGCAGCGATCGAGCGAGAACTTTCGCAAGGCGGTTGAAGCGATCCGAGCGGGGAAGATCGGACGGGTTCACTGGATTCAGACCTGGAACTTTGAGAACATCAGCCCGTTTGGCATGGGGGTTTCTCCGGACAGTGAGCCGCCGTCGGGCGTGGATTACGACGCCTGGCTGGGACCGGCGCCGTCGCGGCCGTTCAATATCAACCGCTTTCACCTGTTGTTCCGCTGGTTCTTCGACTATGCCGGCGGCATGATGAGTGACTGGGGTGTGCATCTGAATGATATTGCCCTGTGGGCCCTCGATCAAAAAGGCCCGACGACGGTGAACACGACCGGCGGCATCTGGACGGTGAAGGACGACCGCGACACGCCGGACACGATGCAGGTGGTGTATGAATTCCCCGGCGATTGCGTGTTGACCTATTCGATGCGCAAGGGGAACGGCTACCCGATGAACGGGCACGGCTACGGCATCTTGTTCTGCGGGACCGATGGGACGTTATTCATCGACCGATCAGGGCATGAGATTTTCCCCGATCGGATGGCCGAGCCGTATGGCATCAAGCTGATCAAAGGGGAAGTGCCCACGCGGTCGATTCCGACCCAGGCCGAGGACTTCAAGGCCCAGGACGACGGCCTGCCCGACCACGTGACCGACTGGCTCGAATGCCTGAAGACCCGAGGGCGGCCGATCTGCGATGTGGAAGTCACCCACTGGTCCACGAACACGACGCACCTGGGGAACATCTCGTACCTGCTCGGCCGCAAGCTGACGTGGGACGCCGAGACGGAAACCTTCCCCGGCGATGACGAGGCGAACCGCTTGCTCTCGCGGCCGTACCGGACGGGGTATGAGCTGCCGGAGGTGTGA